In one window of Pseudodesulfovibrio sp. JC047 DNA:
- a CDS encoding ABC transporter permease yields the protein MAHVLKRLCIKLLWVGVVFLGITVISFWVIHLAPGSPTDLQTTLNPDAGIEARAQLEKLYGLDQPLHIQYANWLKRLVQLDFGQSMSGDHRPVWDKIKERLPLTFGMNVASMILTLLIAVPIGVTAAWWRGGIFDKFSTVVVFIGFAMPGFWLALLLMLWLGIAWPILPISGLTSLGYDTMSPMGKVWDITKHLILPIFIYTSGSWAGMSRFMRSSMLEVLRQDYIMTARAKGLSNRVVLFKHALRNALMPVITILGLSVPALIGGSVIIESIFALPGLGQLFYQAVMARDYPLIMGSLVLGAILTLIGNLLADVGYGLADPRIRVGQGGKR from the coding sequence ATGGCACACGTTCTGAAACGGTTATGTATCAAATTACTCTGGGTTGGCGTGGTGTTTCTCGGCATCACGGTCATCAGCTTTTGGGTGATTCATCTGGCTCCAGGTTCCCCGACGGACCTCCAAACAACGTTGAATCCCGATGCCGGTATCGAAGCGCGTGCCCAGCTCGAAAAACTCTATGGACTCGACCAGCCACTTCATATCCAATACGCCAACTGGCTCAAACGGCTCGTTCAACTCGACTTCGGCCAATCCATGTCCGGCGACCATCGGCCTGTCTGGGACAAGATCAAAGAACGACTGCCGTTAACCTTTGGCATGAATGTCGCCTCCATGATCTTGACCCTGCTCATTGCGGTCCCCATTGGGGTGACGGCCGCGTGGTGGCGTGGTGGCATTTTTGATAAATTCTCGACCGTGGTCGTGTTCATCGGCTTTGCCATGCCCGGCTTCTGGCTCGCCCTGCTGCTCATGCTCTGGCTCGGTATTGCCTGGCCCATTCTTCCCATCTCAGGACTCACGTCCCTGGGCTACGACACCATGTCGCCCATGGGAAAGGTATGGGATATTACCAAACACCTCATCCTGCCGATTTTCATCTACACATCCGGTTCATGGGCAGGCATGTCCCGCTTCATGCGCTCCTCCATGCTCGAAGTCCTGCGCCAGGACTACATCATGACCGCACGGGCCAAAGGACTGTCCAACCGGGTCGTTCTCTTCAAGCACGCCCTACGAAATGCGCTCATGCCGGTCATCACCATTCTCGGACTCTCTGTTCCGGCCCTGATCGGCGGCTCCGTCATTATTGAATCGATCTTCGCCCTCCCCGGGCTGGGACAACTCTTTTATCAAGCCGTCATGGCCCGAGACTATCCGCTCATCATGGGTTCTCTGGTCCTCGGTGCCATTCTGACACTGATCGGCAATTTACTGGCAGATGTGGGATATGGCCTGGCTGACCCCCGAATCCGTGTGGGACAAGGGGGCAAACGATGA
- a CDS encoding ABC transporter permease yields MKRKPLKRISPWARHALLIIGGLFVGLMSMAAVFAPILAPFDPNFINVDALLLPPSTTHLMGTDALGRDVFSRILFGGRVSLWVGFVAVGIATSIGLVLGLVAGYFGRFVDEIIMRAVDVMLCFPSFFLILAVIAFLEPSLTNIMIVIGLTGWMGVARLVRAETLTIRERDYVLAARAAGAGSFRIIFKHIMPNAIGPVLVSATLGVAGAILTESSLSFLGLGVQPPDASWGNMLMEGKEVLGIAWWLSVFPGLAILFTVLGYNLLGESLRDLLDPRLKH; encoded by the coding sequence ATGAAACGCAAACCACTCAAACGAATTTCTCCGTGGGCGCGTCACGCACTGCTCATTATCGGTGGACTCTTTGTCGGACTGATGTCGATGGCGGCTGTTTTCGCTCCCATACTCGCCCCGTTTGACCCGAATTTCATCAATGTTGACGCACTGCTTCTCCCGCCATCCACAACGCACCTCATGGGCACTGATGCTCTGGGGCGAGATGTCTTTTCCCGCATTCTCTTCGGGGGACGGGTCTCGTTGTGGGTGGGATTCGTGGCCGTGGGCATCGCCACATCCATCGGATTGGTCCTCGGCCTGGTTGCCGGGTATTTCGGACGTTTTGTCGATGAAATCATCATGCGCGCCGTGGATGTCATGCTCTGTTTCCCTTCGTTCTTTCTCATTCTGGCTGTCATCGCCTTTCTGGAACCGAGCCTGACCAACATCATGATTGTGATCGGGCTGACTGGCTGGATGGGGGTAGCCAGACTGGTCCGCGCTGAAACCTTGACCATCCGGGAACGGGACTACGTCTTGGCCGCTCGTGCCGCCGGAGCCGGATCATTTCGCATCATATTCAAACATATCATGCCCAATGCCATTGGTCCGGTCCTTGTCTCCGCCACCCTTGGCGTGGCCGGAGCCATTCTCACAGAATCATCCCTATCTTTCCTCGGGCTTGGAGTCCAACCACCAGACGCCTCCTGGGGGAATATGCTCATGGAAGGCAAGGAAGTGCTTGGCATCGCGTGGTGGTTGTCCGTTTTCCCCGGACTGGCCATCCTGTTCACCGTGCTGGGATACAACCTGCTTGGAGAATCCCTGCGAGACCTGCTTGATCCACGATTGAAGCACTAA